A genomic stretch from Alosa sapidissima isolate fAloSap1 chromosome 3, fAloSap1.pri, whole genome shotgun sequence includes:
- the tefb gene encoding TEF transcription factor, PAR bZIP family member b: MPGEATITLTLAPNSGQAKPFPFVLKKVMDIPPPNILDEGDDEIKKEKLCLVERTESGSDAANGAGSTASGGGAGGVSASLTPAIWEKTIPYDGENFHLEYMDLDEFLLENGIPISLEEELQRSLGQEQGSEGSSGADEAKSSFSSKTPATSKAAQPEATDPPQATAEEEKKKKEEQQDREDEEQEEDDEEEDDTESLTDAIELEAAQVEAGKSTKERVTPTPLDPEEIEVDVNFQPDPTDLVLSSVPGGELFNPRKHRFSEDELKPQPMIKKAKKVYVPDERKDDKYWCRRKKNNVAAKRSRDARRLKENQIAVRASFLERENAALRLEVAELRKDYGRCKNVIARYEAKYGPLTVLENQDKDM, encoded by the exons ATGCCTGGAGAAGCGACAATTACATTAACCCTTGCGCCAAACTCGGGACAAGCTAAGCCGTTCCCTTTTGTTTTGAAGAAAGTCATGGATATTCCTCCACCCAATATCCTTGACGAGGGCGATGATG AGATCAAGAAAGAGAAGCTATGCCTGGTCGAGCGCACCGAGTCAGGAAGTGATGCGGCCAACGGTGCTGGCAGCACGGCCAGCGGCGGAGGGGCAGGGGGCGTTTCAGCCTCCCTGACCCCCGCTATCTGGGAGAAAACCATCCCGTATGACGGCGAGAACTTCCATCTGGAGTACATGGACCTGGACGAGTTTCTTCTGGAGAACGGCATCCCCATTTCCCTCGAGGAGGAGCTACAACGCAGCCTGGGACAGGAGCAGGGCAGCGAAGGGAGCAGTGGCGCTGACGAGGCCAAGTCATCTTTCTCCTCTAAGACGCCGGCCACTTCGAAGGCTGCTCAGCCAGAAGCCACAGACCCACCACAGGCAACagctgaggaggagaagaagaaaaaggaggAACAGCAGGACAGGGAGGATGAGGAGcaagaggaagatgatgaggaagaggatgacactGAATCTCTGACAGATGCCATCGAATTAGAAGCTGCACAAGTTGAAGCAG GTAAATCTACTAAGGAAAGAGTCACCCCAACACCCCTTGACCCAGAGGAGATTGAGGTGGATGTGAACTTCCAGCCAGACCCCACTGATCTGGTCCTGTCGAGTGTGCCGGGGGGTGAGCTCTTTAACCCTCGCAAGCATCGCTTCTCAGAGGACGAGCTAAAGCCCCAACCCATGATAAAGAAGGCCAAGAAGGTGTATGTTCCTGATGAGCGAAAG GATGACAAGTACTGGTGCAGGAGGAAGAAGAACAATGTGGCAGCGAAGCGCTCCCGCGATGCACGCCGGCTGAAAGAGAACCAGATTGCCGTGCGGGCGTCTTTCCTGGAGCGGGAGAACGCGGCACTGCGGCTGGAGGTGGCCGAACTGCGCAAGGACTATGGCCGGTGCAAGAACGTCATCGCCCGCTACGAGGCCAAATACGGTCCACT CACTGTGTTGGAGAATCAGGACAAGGACATGTGA